A region from the Eublepharis macularius isolate TG4126 chromosome 13, MPM_Emac_v1.0, whole genome shotgun sequence genome encodes:
- the XBP1 gene encoding X-box-binding protein 1 isoform X2: MAASHDIRYAQDSGRCRSPCSDLGGGRTEAAVGMAPLPGHAAAPQPRLLLLPAAAPGSSAASASPPPPPPRKRQRLAHLSAEEKALRRKLKNRVAAQSARDRKKARMGELERQAVELEAENQRLLAENQALRGRTLSLAAENRELRLRLGLPATEAAALKVEAVAEPPVAAAAGGGGGDTAAEEEEELEMEEEASGLGLGPATGSAESAALRLRVPLQQGQAQQSPLWAASAWILTAALALSPPSLICSWAFWTAWTQTCFCVMRGLSWPAGRPCSKSSCSRREEKRIPYRPLLAPLWGPHRPGWKPLMN, translated from the exons ATGGCGGCCAGCCACGATATTAGATATGCGCAGGACAGCGGGCGCTGCCGCAGTCCGTGCAGCGACCTTGGAGGCGGCAGGACGGAGGCGGCGGTCGGCATGGCGCCTTTGCCGGGCCACGCGGCCGCCCCGCAGCCCCGGCTGCTCCTCCTCCCCGCGGCGGCCCCCGGGTCGAGCGCGGCATCTGCGTCtccgcccccgccgccgccccgcAAGAGGCAGCGCCTGGCCCACCTCAGCGCCGAGGAGAAGGCGCTGCGCCG GAAGCTGAAGAACCGCGTGGCGGCGCAGAGCGCGCGGGACAGGAAGAAGGCGCGCATGGGCGAGCTGGAGCGGCAGGCCGTGGAGCTGGAGGCCGAG aacCAGCGGCTGCTGGCCGAGAACCAGGCGCTGCGGGGGCGGACACTCAGCCTGGCCGCCGAGAACCGGGAGCTGCGTCTGCGCCTCGGCCTCCCCGCCACGGAGGCGGCGGCGCTGAAG GTGGAGGCGGTGGCAGAGCCcccggtggcggcggcggccggaggaggcggcggaGACACGGccgccgaggaggaggaggagttggagaTGGAGGAAGAGGCGTCGGGGCTTGGCCTGGGGCCGGCGACCGGGTCCGCTGAGTCTGCAGCACTTAGACTACGTGTTCCTCTGCAGCAGGGACAGGCCCAGCAGTCGCCCCTCTGGGCTGCCTCCGCCTGGATCCTGACGGCGGCGCTGGCGCTCTCGCCGCCGAG TCTGATCTGCTCCTGGGCATTCTGGACGGCCTGGACCCAGACCTGTTTCTGCGTTATGCGGGGCCTGAGCTGGCCTGCTGGGAGGCCCTGCAGcaagagcagctgcagccgcagggAGGAGAAGCGGATCCCCTACCGGCCTCTCCTTGCGCCCCTCTGGGGCCCTCACCGCCCAGGCTGGAAGCCATTAATGAACTGA
- the XBP1 gene encoding X-box-binding protein 1 isoform X1, with translation MAASHDIRYAQDSGRCRSPCSDLGGGRTEAAVGMAPLPGHAAAPQPRLLLLPAAAPGSSAASASPPPPPPRKRQRLAHLSAEEKALRRKLKNRVAAQSARDRKKARMGELERQAVELEAENQRLLAENQALRGRTLSLAAENRELRLRLGLPATEAAALKVSRWGGTEGGPFRSLAPPPPRRWRRRPLPLTWPALPPSVSLSQVEAVAEPPVAAAAGGGGGDTAAEEEEELEMEEEASGLGLGPATGSAESAALRLRVPLQQGQAQQSPLWAASAWILTAALALSPPSLICSWAFWTAWTQTCFCVMRGLSWPAGRPCSKSSCSRREEKRIPYRPLLAPLWGPHRPGWKPLMN, from the exons ATGGCGGCCAGCCACGATATTAGATATGCGCAGGACAGCGGGCGCTGCCGCAGTCCGTGCAGCGACCTTGGAGGCGGCAGGACGGAGGCGGCGGTCGGCATGGCGCCTTTGCCGGGCCACGCGGCCGCCCCGCAGCCCCGGCTGCTCCTCCTCCCCGCGGCGGCCCCCGGGTCGAGCGCGGCATCTGCGTCtccgcccccgccgccgccccgcAAGAGGCAGCGCCTGGCCCACCTCAGCGCCGAGGAGAAGGCGCTGCGCCG GAAGCTGAAGAACCGCGTGGCGGCGCAGAGCGCGCGGGACAGGAAGAAGGCGCGCATGGGCGAGCTGGAGCGGCAGGCCGTGGAGCTGGAGGCCGAG aacCAGCGGCTGCTGGCCGAGAACCAGGCGCTGCGGGGGCGGACACTCAGCCTGGCCGCCGAGAACCGGGAGCTGCGTCTGCGCCTCGGCCTCCCCGCCACGGAGGCGGCGGCGCTGAAGGTGAGCCGGTGGGGCGGGACGGAGGGCGGCCCCTTCCGctccctcgcccccccccccccgcgcaggTGGAGGCGGCGGcccctcccacttacctggccggcgctcCCTCCCTCGGTCTCTCTCTCGCAGGTGGAGGCGGTGGCAGAGCCcccggtggcggcggcggccggaggaggcggcggaGACACGGccgccgaggaggaggaggagttggagaTGGAGGAAGAGGCGTCGGGGCTTGGCCTGGGGCCGGCGACCGGGTCCGCTGAGTCTGCAGCACTTAGACTACGTGTTCCTCTGCAGCAGGGACAGGCCCAGCAGTCGCCCCTCTGGGCTGCCTCCGCCTGGATCCTGACGGCGGCGCTGGCGCTCTCGCCGCCGAG TCTGATCTGCTCCTGGGCATTCTGGACGGCCTGGACCCAGACCTGTTTCTGCGTTATGCGGGGCCTGAGCTGGCCTGCTGGGAGGCCCTGCAGcaagagcagctgcagccgcagggAGGAGAAGCGGATCCCCTACCGGCCTCTCCTTGCGCCCCTCTGGGGCCCTCACCGCCCAGGCTGGAAGCCATTAATGAACTGA